A genome region from Alteripontixanthobacter maritimus includes the following:
- a CDS encoding type IV secretion system protein VirB3, whose product MANELRRDNLFTALTRPQMFAGVTYTFFIINAVVAVELFLIFQSWWVTLIALLLHGIGALFCLREPRFFDLWLTRVRTCPRVRNHALWQCNSYRP is encoded by the coding sequence ATGGCGAACGAACTACGCCGCGACAATCTGTTCACCGCGCTTACGCGGCCGCAGATGTTCGCGGGTGTGACCTATACCTTCTTCATCATCAATGCGGTCGTTGCGGTTGAGCTGTTCTTAATTTTCCAGAGTTGGTGGGTAACGCTCATTGCACTGCTATTGCACGGCATTGGAGCGTTGTTTTGTCTGCGTGAACCGCGCTTCTTCGACCTCTGGCTTACGAGAGTGCGCACTTGCCCCCGAGTTCGCAATCACGCTTTGTGGCAATGCAACTCCTACCGGCCCTAA